ttaatattttaaaatactaagatttaattataaaaagactAACCTCTCacagtaaatattttttgataaatgaGTTTCGGAATTGAATTCGTCATTAGATGCTTAAAGATGTGTTTGgtgggaatgaaaaaaaaatacatatatatctatatatatatatatatatgataaatattataGATGAAAAtagacaagaaaaaaagaaataaaataaatgaaaataagtaaaaaaatggaGTAAAGATAACAGTGCttgatttaattaagaaaaatataaaataaacagataatagagaaataaaaaataaaataaaataatattcttcaATTTTATGCCACTAGAACCATCAATggttattttttcacttttttagtCATTTTGTAGATACTTTTTGctccttttttttatacttatttttactttactaAACACTTTATTTTGTATCTCCtatttgttggatcgagtgacctcagaataattaagaaggggacattgaattaattattcctaaacctttactaattaaaactcttaaggcttttactaaattgttaagagaatatggagtagaagagaaacttaacagaaagtaaaagcgaaaattaaatgtacaacggaaagtaaaatagtagggaagaaggaaacaaatacacaagagtttttatattggttcggcaacaacccgtgcctacatccaatcccaagcgacctgcggtccttaaaatttctttcaaccttataaaaatccttttacaagcaaagatccataaggaatgtactctctcttgttctctttgaacctagtggatgtaccctccactagaactaatccacaagagatgtaccctctcttgttctcagtcaaacccaagtagatgtaccatttacttgtaccacaaaggatgtaccctccaatgtgttaagacaaagatctcaggcggttaaacctttgatactttgtgaatggggatacaaaagaattctcaggaggttagtcctttgaacacttttgtataagggaatgagaagaatcaaaaagaattctcagattgtgtcttattgaattcgttgacaagggagaagggagaagggagacacaaaagaattcaagcggttagtcctttgttcttttggaaaagggagaagaaagacacaaaaagaattcaggcagttagtccttggcgaattctttttggcaaagggagaagagaatgaaaagatgaataacacaagttttcaaggtttgaaaaaccagaaaactttggaaagcttttggtacaaagaagaagaagaagttcaaagagatttaggactttgtaaaagattgattgaataagtgttcaagatacttaaaatgcaaaacaaagtcttgcttttatagactcttcatgtctggtcaagacaaccattagaagagttatgtcttttagaaaaacttaaaaaccaatttgaaaaagtcaaaaacctttttgaagagttacatcttttgattttttcagaaacaatcactggtaatcgattaccaaatcagtgtaatcgattacacaaagcttttatgtgaaaggatgtgactcttcacatttgaatttgaatttcaatgttcaaaggcactagtaatcgattaccaaaacattgtaatcgattacagctttttgaaatcaattggaacgttgtaaattcaatttgaaaactttttcaaaaacattttgctattggtaatcgattacagcaatctggtaatcgattaccagagagtaaaaactctttggtaaacatgttttgtgaaaaatccatgtgctactcagtttttgaaaaatcctttttatacttatcttgattaagtcttctcttgattcttgaatcttgagtcttgtatcttgattcttgaattcaactttcctcttgaatcttgaagtgttcttcaatcttgaatcttgaagtgttcttcaacttttcctcttgagtcttgaaatgTTCTTGATTccttcttgaacatcttgaactcattctttgattgacctttgaactttttgtcatcacctttgtcatcatcttttgttatcatcattgttatcgtcaaaacatctttgaatcactcttgatgAGTGTTAGTGACATACTGCCGGGCTACAACAAAAGACCTGTAAAAAGAAGCATCCTGCAGTAGATCAGACCTATATTTGGAGAGGTTGCAACTTGAGACCATTGGTCAAGAAATGGGTTTTGTTATTTGCAATAGAtctcaaatatattttgattgagtcACTAAGAGAGCTCCATTGGACAAGGAATGGACTTTAATCCCCAAAAAATAGCCTAGAGAACCCAGCtgtttgagagaaaaagagggaTTGAGATGCTGAATCAACTTGTCAACCAAGGAAGATGAATTACCAATTATGATGATATCATCCATATAAACTAGAATGTAGGTAATTGTTGAAGAAGTCTTGTAAATGAATAAAGATAGGTCACATTTACTGTCAGTAAACCCAAACTGCAGTAAAGTAGCTTTGAGACTCTCTAACCAAGCCCTAGGATCTTGTTTTAACCCATAAATTGCTCTATGTAATTTGCATACAAGTGACTTATCTGAAGACTCAAAACCTAGAGGTTGAGTCATGTAATCTTCCTCTTTTAAAAGCTCATTAAGATAGGAAGTATTTACACTAACTGTTGCAAAGGCCACTTGTGAGTGAAGGCAAGAGTTAAAATCGCCCAAACTGACCTTGGTTTAATTGCAGGAGAAAATGTCTCATGGAATCAATTCCAAACTTTTGATTAAAACCTTTAGTCACCAATCTGGCTTTGTACCTTTTTATACTGCAGTCAGAGTTTTACTTAACTCTGAATACCCACTTAGATCCAATTGCATTTCTGTGTGGAGGAAGAGGAACTAGGGTCCATGTATTATTTCTTTGAAGAGCCTGAAACTCATCAGTCATAGCAAAATACCACTTGGAGTCTTGAAGTGATTGTTTTACTGACTTGGGTTCAGTATGAGCAACAAACAAGGAAGGATGAATCCTTGGCTACACTGTCCCAGCTTTGGCTCTTGTAATCATAGGGTGAACATTTTCTAGTCTAACAAGAGAGGTCTATGGGGAATTTGGAGATTTAGTTGCAAAAGACAGAGGATGATCATTAGACTAAGAAGTGCCAGTACTTACATCAGTTGCAGAAGACGAGGAATGATCATTAGACTGAGAAGTACCAGCATTTACAGTAGCAATAGAAGTTGTTGTATCCTGAACAAGGGATGCAGGAACAGAGGATTGAGATACAGCAATGCCAAAACTGTGAGGTTCAAGAGAGGGTAATGAAGAATGACTTTGAGGTGGAGATGTATTTAAAGAGGAAGGGGGAAGAGAAAATGACTCAATTATAGGTAAGGTAGTGAAAAAGGATGCAATAGAAACATAATTGGAAGAAGAGGTAGAAAATAGTTTAGTATAAGGAAAATGATGTTCATTAAAAATGACATCTTTAGACATAAAAATATGACCAGAAGAGGACATGCACTTGTAACCCTTGCAACTAGGTGAGTAACCCAAAAGCACACATTCAGAGGACCCGAATTCAAGTTTACGGAAATAATAAGGACGCAAGAAGGGAAAACAAGAGCAACCAAAGACTCTTAAGAATTGATAATCAGGATCAATTTGAAAAAGAACAGTATAAGGGATATCAAACTTAAGAGGAGCTGAAGGTAATATGTTTATAAGATACACAGTTGTTTGAAAAGCATGATCctaaaaggagagagaaagggaTGCATGGCTAAGAAGAGAGAGGCCTAAATCAACTATATGACAATACTTTCTCTCCACAACACTATTTTGATTATGTGTGTAAAGGCAAGTTAGTTTATATGAATGATCCCCAATTCAGACAAATATGAAGAGAAAACTCGAAATTCACCTCCCCAATCTATTTGAATAGCTTtaatcttctttttaaattacaaCTCAACAAGTGACTTGAATTGTTTAAAAACAGATAAAGCATCAAATTTattctttagaaaatatatCCAAGTAAACCCAGAATAAGCATCAACACAGGACATATAATAACGAAATTGACAATGAGAATTCATAGGAGCAGGAGCCCATAAATCACTGTATATTAATTCCAAAGGAGAATTGTATACAGATTGAGAAAGCTTAGAAACAAATCTATAAATCTTGCCCATACCATACAATAAGCAGAACAGAAAGGAAGTTCACCTTTaatagaaaatttgaaattacaaCAATTAAGCACAAGCTCTACAGCTTGAGAGTTAGGGTGGCCTAGTCTAAGGTGCCAAGTATATACAGAATTAGGCATAGTATTAATACAATCGGCAGAAGAAACAGATTTTATACAAGAGCTAAAAGCTAGAGAAGACACAATAGAGCAGAACTGAAGATTAAAGAGCTGGTACAAGCCATCAGGTCCAACATCTCCTTGAAGAAGTATTTTATTGGAATCATGAGATTTAAAAAAGCAACAATTAGcatgaaattcaaagaaaacatgATTATCTTTAGCAAATTGCTTACACTAATTAGATTCTTAGTGATTTGAGGAACAAGAAGCATGTTTTTAAGAACAAGCTTATCATTAGGACTGAAAGGGGAAATAAAATTGGAATGACCAAAGGTGAGATATTCAAACCTTGTCCATTACCAATGAAGATCTGATTTGGACCCTCAAAAGGAGAAGTTTGTTGGATATTCTGTGAGTTATTTGTCACATGGAAGGATGCTCCAGAATCTAGAAACCAAGAGGATGAAGTATTGGAATTAGAATTTGCCATCATAGCTTGTGGAGGCCTAGAGTTAGAGTTTTGAGAATTGGCATTGTGATTCTGACTTTGTTGTGAACTCTTGGAAGCAGAAGAATTGTTCCAGTTTTTGTTTTGATTCTGATTCTGACCCCAATTTTGATTATGGTTCTGATTTTGAGACCAGTTAGTACGATTATTGTTGTTTCCATAATTGCCATTGTTGTTGTTCCCATAATTTCCACTGTTTCCAGCATGTGAAGCCTGATACTACGGATTGAACCTACCATAGCAAGTAAGAGTTGTGTGGTTGTACTTGAAACAAACTTGACATTATACTGAGCTCTGACAACCATGGTCACCACTGCGGTTGAAACCTCCTCCGCCACGACCATTACGATCAGCAGAACCTATAGAATCAGAGGAATACTGATTCGTATACACTGTATTAGTGTCAGAGTACAAATTTGAGTTATCATTCTCAGTGGAATGCGAAGAAGTCGTTTGAGTAAGATTCACTATTTGTGTGAAGGAATTACTTGAAGGTTCGAGTCTGGTGCAATGGTGATGTGCGGTAGATGACTATCAATTAGAGCAATCATTGAGTCAAAAATTCCTAGGTAGACCTTCAAGAATTGCATCCATGTGTTCACGATAGGTAGCAACATCACCAACCGAAGCAGCGCATCAATAAGCTCTTTGATATGATAGAGAAAATCAGAAATATGACAATTGTCAAGTGTCATGTGATGGAGCTCCAATTGAAGCTATTGAGCCTTTGTTCATGTCTGGTGATGAAAATACACTTGGATCTTGTCCCACACTTGATACGAGTGCGTCTATCCAAGAACACGAGCAAGCATCGAGCTCGAGAGCGTTGACTGAACCCAAACAAGGAGAAACTAATCATGTTCTTGCCATATCGAGAAGAGAGGATTAACACGATCAAGATTGAAATCTTCATCAGAGACATATCGTTGGAGGGATTTGAGGATTCACAACGAAGCGATTAAGTCCACGCATAGTGATCCCTGACTTGATTTGTTGTCACCACAGCtagaaatcatttaatttttttgtgatttgatgcaaaaaaaaaattcatagggAACGACAAAGTGAAAATATCTTGATTCATCGGAACAATGTTGAGTGGAGTCGAATTAGAGTTGTTCGTTGGAGACAAAGTCCCATTGGTGTTGTTAGCTGGAGTCAGATTGCACCCGTGTCGCCAATGTTAACCAGAGTTGCATGAATATTTGTAGAAGCCATGAAAAATGGATCAGAGAGCTCTATATACCATTAGAAAgtatagagaaaagaaaagggattTGTATATTGCATTGAGAAAATATTACAAAGCCACTGTAATCTCTTACAAGAGCAGTATTTATACTATTGAGATTCAATTGTAACATAAATCTAACTAAACACAACTGTAACCTAACTATAGTTATAAAGCTAACTAGAGTTATTTACTCATACACTTACAAAACTCAAGTTACTTGTGGTCTATCGGCATAGAAAAATATTCTTAAGTTACTTGGTAAAGAAGCCAAAAAGTATAAAAGGAATTTTACAACCTTAAAGTTAAATGCATGTAAAACATTGTTAGTAAGAAGGATTCAATCATCCTAACAAAAactacaaataatattaaaactcTGAGCATGCATGCAAAACAGATGATGAAATAGATGGATACTCACAATTTTCATTTCTGCAATTTCTGAAAGatttagagtgtgtttgaatagagaattttaactgaggaaaataatttatcagagaatttaaatttttttaatctaaaaattcattatttggatgtttttatgaagaatttaaatttttgaaattttaaaacagaattttaaataactaaaaatgtggaattttaatttccttctaaaaggtgagaaattgaaattctcttatTACAGAAGAACTTTCCAAGACGATATTCTCGTATTTCCTTTATAACATTCATCCTCTCTTCCACCTGAAAGTTCCTGAAATCTCATTTTGGAACTCTCGACCCATTTTCTTTCACcgtcataattttaattttttttttatccaaatacaaaattttgaaaataaaagaatttcaactgaaatatttaaaattcttagaatttaaaattcttccCTCATCTAAAAAGGTTGGCTGAAAAGAAAATCAACCTAACTTATGTAACATCAACCACAAACTACCAATGAACTACGGTAACAATGTACCTCCCCCTCCATCAAAGCAGCTACGAGGACCTTGGgctaaaaggaaacaaaaataaaataatgatttttgaaacaaataaggaaggaaaaaaaactaataagaataattttatgattttagaaTATTTCAAAAAGTATTAGATGTAGAAGATTGTTCCAAAGAAAATTCTCATCGTTTGGCACTCAACCACTAACTGGTAGGGGTGGGTAAGCAGGTCGACCCGCCCTGCGTAAGGCCCACCTGCGTTGGCAGCGAACCGGGCCAGTCCGTCCCGCTTCTTACTAAGACAAAATAAATTGGTCCGCCCCCGCCCCGCGGACCCCACGGGTCAAACAGGCCGGTCCGTGggcctagttttaaaagaatttcaattttaataaaaaatacaatacaatcaaattaagttcaatacaaaagtaaataaaatctcaataattagtcaattacttcaataaaataaataatgtcttaacaaaagaaaatccaagcaataaatataaaatttgaaatttaaacatctccaacaacaaatgattccaTATTTGAAGTAGCTTGAGCCTTCTTCATCTCCACATTTAAGAGTACAACAACAATGAATCAGCCCCcaacaaaaataggataaaaacaaattccAGAAAGAGAAGAGATGTACTTTGCGTGGTGGCGGACCGAGGCTATGTCGCTGTGGTGTGTTGCACGACTGCTGCGTGAGTGTGAGTCacattttgttttccttgtaaGGGAAAGAGTCGTATGAGTTGCGTGTATGCGTGGTGGAAAAAATCgtgaagagaaaaaatgttCTTAGTCTACTACGATGATAACGGTTACATAAATATGAtgtgagttattttttatcataaaaatatattgaaatatctttaaaaatacttatttaacaattatttttaacttaaatgataagaattgatatttttattatttatgattgcATATATGAAAAGGatagataaaagagaaaaaaatcgaaaaaatatcaaaaagaaagATTTTTAGCATCACTTATCTttattatcttaatcttttatgtaagttatcttttccttttttatcattatcatcctttaacaaaaaaaaatcaaaaacctaGTATAATTGATCAAACCCTTCCTCCCTTAGGCTTAAACCTTAAAGTCTTAAACCCTGAACtataacataacataacatgTTCCCAATTTCAAGAGTCCTCCGCGTCACCACAAAACCTCGTCTTCACTGGAACTCCCTCTACCACCACCATGGACAAAAACAACAGCCACCATCACCTCCAACATTCTACCTCTCCCGCCTCTGCACAAATCTCCCCTCCCTCAAAACCCTCCACGCCTCCTTCCTCATCCATGGCCTCACCAACGACCTCCTCCTCTCCACAAAGCTCCTCAGCCTCTACGCCTCCTTCGGCCAACTCCGCCACGCCCGCAAAATCTTCAACCATCTCCCCACGCGCGACCTCTACTGCTTCAAAGTCATGATCCGCGCCTACTTCCTAAACGACACCCCCTCCGGCGTCGTTTCGCTCTACCGCCTCATGCGCCTCTCCCTCCACCCCACCCCGCACGACTACGTCCTCTTCTCCATCGTTTTCAAATCCTGCGCCGAGTCGCGCGACTTCCAAACCCTCACAATCACCCACTGCCACTTCGTCAAGTCTCTCCCCTCCGACTCCTTCGTCCTCACGTGCCTCGTCGACGCGTACGCCAAGTTCGCGCGCGTCGACGAGGCCACACGAGCCTTCGACGAGATCCACGAAAACGACGACGTCGTTTCGTGGACCTCCATGATCGTCGCGTACGTGCAAAACGACTGCGCGCGTGAGGGGCTTACCCTGTTCAACAGAATGCGAGAAGCGTTTGTAGACGGAAACGAGTTCACTGTTGGGAGCTTGGTTAGCGCGTGCACCAAATTGAATTGGCTTCACCAGGGAAAGTGGGTTCATGGGTTTGTTATTAAAAACGGAATTTGTGTTAATTCTTACCTAACGACGTCGCTTTTGAACATGTATGTTAAATGCGGGAACATTCAGGACGCATGTAAGGTGTTTGATGAAAGTTCTTCATCCTCTTATGATCGTGATCTTGTTTCCTGGACGGCTATGATTGTAGGGTATAGTCAGAGAGGCTATCCTCATTTGGCACTAGAATTGTTCAAAGACAAGAAATGGAGCGGGATTTTGCCCAATTCGGTTACCGTTTCGAGTTTGTTGTCCTCGTGTGCACAGTTAGGTAACTCTGTTATGGGGAAGTTGCTTCATGGATTGGCGGTTAAGTGTGGATTGGATGATCATCCTGTGAGGAATGCTCTTGTTGATATGTATGCGAAATGCGGTGTTGTTTCGGATGCTCGTTGTGTGTTTGAAGCAATGCTTGAGAAGGATGTTGTGTCTTGGAACTCGATTATCTCTGGCTTTGTGCAGAGTGGCGAGGCTTATGAGGCTCTGAATCTTTTCAGGAGAATGGGATTGGAGTTGTTTTCACCGGATGCTGTTACTGTGGTTGGCATTCTCTCCGCGTGTGCTTCACTTGGCATGCTTCACCTTGGTTGTTCGGTTCAT
This region of Glycine max cultivar Williams 82 chromosome 7, Glycine_max_v4.0, whole genome shotgun sequence genomic DNA includes:
- the LOC100813319 gene encoding pentatricopeptide repeat-containing protein At2g03380, mitochondrial, whose protein sequence is MFPISRVLRVTTKPRLHWNSLYHHHGQKQQPPSPPTFYLSRLCTNLPSLKTLHASFLIHGLTNDLLLSTKLLSLYASFGQLRHARKIFNHLPTRDLYCFKVMIRAYFLNDTPSGVVSLYRLMRLSLHPTPHDYVLFSIVFKSCAESRDFQTLTITHCHFVKSLPSDSFVLTCLVDAYAKFARVDEATRAFDEIHENDDVVSWTSMIVAYVQNDCAREGLTLFNRMREAFVDGNEFTVGSLVSACTKLNWLHQGKWVHGFVIKNGICVNSYLTTSLLNMYVKCGNIQDACKVFDESSSSSYDRDLVSWTAMIVGYSQRGYPHLALELFKDKKWSGILPNSVTVSSLLSSCAQLGNSVMGKLLHGLAVKCGLDDHPVRNALVDMYAKCGVVSDARCVFEAMLEKDVVSWNSIISGFVQSGEAYEALNLFRRMGLELFSPDAVTVVGILSACASLGMLHLGCSVHGLALKDGLVVSSIYVGTALLNFYAKCGDARAARMVFDSMGEKNAVTWGAMIGGYGMQGDGNGSLTLFRDMLEELVEPNEVVFTTILAACSHSGMVGEGSRLFNLMCGELNFVPSMKHYACMVDMLARAGNLEEALDFIERMPVQPSVSVFGAFLHGCGLHSRFELGGAAIKKMLELHPDEACYYVLVSNLYASDGRWGMVKQVREMIKQRGLNKVPGCSSVEMDLQNDSYAKVAVVS